Proteins from a single region of Chryseobacterium scophthalmum:
- the traK gene encoding conjugative transposon protein TraK: MEFKTLRNIENSFRQIRLYAIMFAVLCIGVVGFAVWQSYRFAEEQRQKIYVLDKGKSLMLALSQDASINRPVEAREHVRRFHELFFTLAPDKNAIESNMKRAFNLADKSAFDYYNDLSEKGYYNRIISGNVQQRIEVDSVVCNFDRHPYAVQTYAKQFIIRSSNVTRRNLITSCFLVNSVRSDNNPQGFNIEKFAVIENKDVEVIEK, encoded by the coding sequence ATGGAATTTAAAACGCTAAGAAATATAGAAAACAGCTTTCGGCAGATACGATTGTATGCCATTATGTTTGCCGTTCTCTGCATTGGCGTGGTAGGATTTGCCGTATGGCAGTCCTATCGCTTTGCAGAAGAGCAACGCCAGAAAATATATGTATTGGATAAGGGTAAATCTTTGATGCTTGCCTTATCGCAAGACGCAAGTATCAATCGCCCTGTGGAAGCAAGAGAACACGTCAGGCGTTTTCACGAATTGTTTTTCACGTTGGCTCCCGATAAAAATGCAATCGAAAGCAATATGAAAAGGGCATTCAACCTTGCCGATAAAAGTGCCTTTGATTATTACAATGACCTATCGGAAAAAGGCTACTACAACCGTATCATTTCGGGAAATGTGCAACAGCGCATAGAAGTAGACAGCGTGGTGTGCAACTTCGACAGACATCCTTATGCGGTTCAAACGTATGCCAAGCAATTCATCATCCGTTCCAGCAATGTAACCAGACGTAATCTGATAACTTCCTGCTTCCTTGTAAACTCGGTTCGCTCGGATAATAATCCGCAAGGCTTCAATATCGAAAAGTTTGCAGTCATCGAAAATAAAGATGTAGAAGTCATCGAAAAATAA
- the traJ gene encoding conjugative transposon protein TraJ, translating to MEWNNLHEVLRSLYDDMMPLAADMAAVAKGLAGLGALFYVALKVWQALSRAEPIDVFPLLRPFALGLCIMFFPTIVLGTINAVLSPVVTGTHSILENQVLDLNKLQQQKDQLEYEAMVRNPETAFMVSDEEFDKKLDELGWSPSDIGTMAGMYMDRQAYQIEKAIKDWFRNLLEVLFQAAALVIDTIRTFFLIVLSILGPIAFAISVWDGFQSTLTQWITRYVSVYLWLPVSDLFSSMLARIQSLILERDIEMLSDPTFIPDTSNTVYIIFMIIGIVGYFTIPTVTGWIIQAGGAGNFTRNVNQTAMKAGNLAGAGAGSTVGNISGQLLK from the coding sequence ATGGAATGGAATAATCTTCACGAAGTTCTTCGTTCGCTATACGATGATATGATGCCGCTTGCGGCAGATATGGCAGCAGTAGCAAAAGGTCTCGCAGGATTGGGTGCTTTGTTTTATGTAGCACTAAAAGTTTGGCAGGCATTGAGCCGTGCCGAACCCATAGATGTGTTTCCATTGTTGCGACCGTTCGCTTTGGGACTTTGCATTATGTTTTTCCCAACTATCGTGTTGGGAACCATCAATGCGGTTTTAAGTCCTGTTGTTACAGGAACGCACTCAATTCTTGAAAACCAAGTGCTTGACCTCAACAAACTGCAACAGCAAAAAGACCAATTGGAATATGAAGCGATGGTCAGAAATCCTGAAACCGCTTTTATGGTATCGGATGAAGAGTTTGACAAAAAGCTGGACGAATTGGGATGGTCGCCATCCGACATTGGAACAATGGCGGGAATGTATATGGACAGGCAGGCATATCAGATAGAAAAAGCTATCAAAGACTGGTTCCGCAATTTGTTGGAAGTCCTTTTTCAGGCAGCCGCATTGGTTATAGATACCATAAGGACATTTTTCCTGATTGTGCTATCAATACTCGGACCCATCGCTTTTGCGATTTCTGTCTGGGATGGTTTTCAATCCACACTTACGCAATGGATTACAAGATACGTTAGTGTTTATCTATGGTTACCAGTTTCAGATTTATTCAGTTCTATGCTGGCAAGAATACAATCGTTGATTTTGGAACGGGATATAGAAATGTTGTCCGACCCAACTTTCATTCCTGATACTTCCAATACTGTTTACATCATTTTTATGATTATCGGTATTGTGGGATATTTTACTATTCCAACAGTTACAGGATGGATTATCCAAGCCGGTGGGGCAGGAAACTTTACACGAAATGTAAACCAAACGGCAATGAAAGCTGGAAATCTCGCAGGAGCAGGAGCCGGTTCTACCGTAGGAAACATTAGCGGTCAATTACTCAAATAA
- a CDS encoding DUF4141 domain-containing protein, with protein sequence MKKLMYLVCTALMLAVAPSAKAQFVVTDPANLASGILNSANEIVQTSSTVSNVIKNFNEVKKVYEQGKEYYDKLKAVNNLVKDARKVQQTVLLVGDVSEMYVQNFGKMMNDPNFTPQELVAIGNGYSALLNESTELLKELKQIVSASSLSLNDKERMEVIDRVYKEVKDYHSLVRYYTNKNISVSYLRAKKKNDAKRVLDLYGTPNQKYW encoded by the coding sequence ATGAAAAAATTAATGTATTTGGTGTGTACGGCACTAATGTTAGCCGTAGCACCGTCAGCAAAAGCACAATTTGTAGTAACAGACCCTGCAAATCTGGCTTCAGGAATTCTTAACAGTGCGAATGAAATCGTGCAGACTTCTTCCACGGTAAGCAACGTGATTAAAAACTTCAATGAAGTAAAGAAAGTGTATGAGCAGGGTAAGGAATATTACGATAAGCTAAAGGCAGTAAACAATTTGGTTAAAGATGCTCGTAAAGTTCAGCAGACGGTTCTTTTAGTGGGCGATGTTTCGGAAATGTATGTTCAGAATTTCGGCAAAATGATGAACGACCCGAATTTCACACCACAAGAATTGGTAGCCATTGGCAATGGATATTCCGCACTTTTGAATGAAAGTACTGAACTTTTGAAAGAACTAAAACAGATTGTATCTGCATCCAGTCTATCCCTGAATGACAAGGAACGTATGGAAGTAATAGACCGTGTGTACAAAGAAGTAAAAGACTATCACAGCTTGGTTCGCTACTACACCAACAAAAACATATCTGTAAGCTATCTCAGAGCAAAGAAGAAAAACGATGCCAAAAGAGTGCTTGACCTTTATGGAACTCCCAACCAAAAATACTGGTAA
- a CDS encoding TraG family conjugative transposon ATPase yields the protein MRNVAKTTTLENKFPLLAVENNCILSKDADITACFEVRLPELFTVAAAEYEAIHSAWHKAIKTLPDFTVVHKQDWYIKENYAPDLTEENQSFLAKSYQRHFNERPFLNHYCYLFLTKTSKERMRMQSNFSSLCKGSLIPKEIRDKEAIHRFMEAVSQFERIVNDSGFVSLQRLTEDDIIGTDEKQGLLEQYLTLSREVGTPMQDIALGSEEVRIGNKRLSLHTLSDTDDLPGAVSIDTRYEKLSTDRSDCRLSFAAPVGLMLSCNHIYNQYLFLDNSEDNLQKFEKSARNMHSLARYSRANQINKEWIEKYLNEAHSFGLASIRAHFNIMAWSDDPAELKQLKNDCGSALALMECKPRHNTTDVATLYWAGMPGNAADFPSEESFYTFIEPALCFFTEETNYHNSPSPFGIKMADRLTGKPIHLDISDLPMKRGIITNRNKFILGPSGSGKSFFTNHMVRQYYEQGAHVLLVDTGNSYQGLCELIKGKTKGEDGVYFTYTEDNPIAFNPFYTDDGVFDIEKRESIKTLILTLWKRDDEPPTRSEEVALSNAVSGYIERIKTTDDFPSFNGFYEYVKGDYRKVLERKEVREKDFDIANFLNVLEPYYKGGEYDYLLNSDKQLDLLTKRFIVFEIDAIKDHKILFPVVTIIIMEVFINKMRRLKGIRKLILIEEAWKAIAKEGMAEYIKYLFKTVRKFFGEAIVVTQEVDDIIQSPIVKESIINNSDCKILLDQRKYMNKFDDIQAMLGLTDKEKGQVLSINMNNDISRLYKEVWIGLGGTHSAVYATEVSLEEYLAYTTEETEKLEVMQLASELDDNVELAIKHIAMQRRDKVNQ from the coding sequence ATGAGAAATGTAGCAAAAACAACCACATTGGAAAACAAATTTCCTTTGTTAGCAGTAGAAAACAACTGCATCCTTTCAAAAGATGCAGACATTACTGCCTGTTTTGAAGTGCGATTGCCGGAACTCTTCACGGTAGCAGCGGCAGAATACGAAGCCATTCATTCCGCTTGGCACAAGGCGATTAAAACCTTACCAGATTTCACGGTGGTTCACAAACAGGATTGGTATATCAAGGAAAATTATGCGCCAGATTTGACAGAAGAAAACCAAAGTTTTTTGGCAAAATCCTATCAACGGCATTTCAACGAAAGACCTTTTTTAAATCACTATTGCTATTTGTTCCTTACCAAAACGAGCAAGGAAAGAATGCGTATGCAAAGCAACTTCAGCTCGCTTTGCAAAGGTTCTCTTATCCCGAAAGAAATTAGGGATAAAGAAGCGATACACCGATTTATGGAAGCAGTTTCACAGTTTGAGAGGATTGTAAACGATAGCGGATTTGTAAGCCTGCAACGCCTAACTGAAGATGACATCATCGGAACAGATGAAAAGCAAGGCTTGTTAGAACAGTATCTAACACTTTCAAGAGAAGTAGGTACGCCAATGCAGGACATCGCTCTCGGTTCCGAAGAGGTTCGTATCGGTAATAAAAGATTAAGCCTTCATACTTTGTCGGACACCGATGATTTGCCAGGAGCAGTTTCAATTGATACCCGTTACGAAAAATTATCTACCGACCGAAGTGATTGCCGACTGTCTTTTGCTGCCCCAGTAGGTTTGATGCTCAGCTGCAATCATATCTACAACCAATATTTGTTTTTGGATAACAGTGAAGACAACCTGCAAAAGTTTGAGAAATCTGCAAGGAATATGCACTCTTTGGCAAGGTACAGCCGTGCCAATCAAATTAACAAAGAATGGATAGAAAAATATCTGAACGAGGCTCACAGTTTCGGGCTGGCTTCTATTCGTGCGCATTTCAATATTATGGCGTGGTCAGATGACCCAGCTGAACTAAAGCAGTTGAAAAATGATTGCGGAAGTGCCTTGGCATTGATGGAATGTAAACCACGCCATAACACTACTGATGTAGCTACTTTGTATTGGGCAGGAATGCCGGGCAACGCTGCCGATTTTCCGAGTGAGGAAAGTTTTTACACCTTCATTGAACCAGCATTGTGCTTTTTTACGGAAGAAACCAATTACCACAATTCGCCTTCGCCATTCGGGATAAAAATGGCTGACCGATTGACCGGCAAACCTATTCATTTGGATATTTCGGATTTACCTATGAAACGTGGAATTATTACCAACCGTAACAAGTTTATCCTCGGTCCTTCGGGAAGCGGAAAATCCTTCTTTACAAACCATATGGTACGGCAGTATTACGAGCAAGGCGCTCACGTTTTGCTGGTGGATACGGGTAATTCTTATCAAGGTTTATGCGAACTTATCAAAGGTAAAACCAAAGGCGAAGACGGCGTTTATTTCACTTATACCGAAGATAATCCGATTGCATTTAATCCTTTCTACACAGATGATGGCGTTTTTGACATTGAGAAGCGTGAAAGTATCAAGACTTTGATACTGACCCTTTGGAAACGTGATGATGAACCACCAACTCGTTCGGAAGAAGTTGCCCTTTCTAATGCCGTAAGCGGATATATCGAACGGATAAAAACCACTGATGATTTCCCGTCTTTCAACGGTTTTTACGAATATGTAAAAGGCGATTACCGCAAGGTATTAGAAAGAAAAGAAGTCAGGGAAAAAGACTTTGATATTGCCAATTTTCTCAACGTGTTGGAACCTTATTACAAAGGTGGCGAATATGATTATTTGCTCAATTCTGACAAACAGTTAGACCTTCTTACAAAACGTTTTATCGTGTTTGAAATTGATGCGATTAAAGACCATAAAATCCTCTTTCCCGTGGTAACCATCATTATTATGGAAGTTTTCATTAATAAAATGAGAAGACTTAAAGGTATTCGAAAACTCATACTGATTGAAGAAGCGTGGAAAGCGATTGCCAAAGAAGGAATGGCAGAATACATCAAGTATTTGTTTAAAACCGTCCGTAAATTCTTCGGAGAAGCCATCGTCGTTACGCAGGAAGTTGATGACATCATTCAATCGCCTATCGTGAAAGAAAGTATCATCAATAATTCAGACTGTAAAATCCTTTTAGACCAACGCAAGTATATGAACAAGTTCGATGATATACAGGCAATGTTGGGACTGACGGATAAAGAGAAAGGGCAAGTACTTTCTATCAATATGAACAATGACATCAGCCGTCTGTACAAAGAGGTTTGGATAGGATTAGGTGGTACGCACTCGGCAGTTTATGCCACCGAAGTTAGCCTAGAGGAGTATCTCGCTTACACCACCGAAGAAACCGAAAAATTAGAAGTGATGCAACTCGCTTCTGAATTGGATGACAATGTAGAACTCGCCATCAAGCACATCGCAATGCAGCGACGTGATAAAGTAAATCAATAA
- a CDS encoding DUF4133 domain-containing protein: MNYNINKGIGRTVEFKGLKAQYLFIFAGGLLGTLILVMILYMAGVNSYFCLFLGAGGSSLIVWQTFSLNRKYGEHGLMKIGAKKRHPKYIICRKLVHRYLKFNPKQNIV; encoded by the coding sequence ATGAATTACAATATCAACAAAGGCATCGGAAGAACGGTGGAATTTAAAGGGCTGAAAGCACAGTATCTGTTCATTTTCGCAGGCGGATTACTGGGTACGCTTATTCTCGTAATGATACTGTATATGGCAGGTGTAAACTCTTACTTCTGTCTGTTTCTTGGTGCGGGCGGTTCTTCGCTGATAGTGTGGCAAACCTTTTCGCTCAACAGAAAATACGGCGAACACGGATTAATGAAAATCGGGGCAAAAAAAAGACATCCCAAATACATCATCTGCCGCAAGCTCGTGCACCGCTATCTGAAATTCAATCCTAAACAAAATATCGTATGA
- a CDS encoding DUF4134 domain-containing protein — MEKQRKKVLLAAVAMLSGIGAFAQGNGVGGINEATQMVTSYFDPATQLIYAIGAVVGLIGGVKVYNKFSSGDPDTSKTAASWFGACIFLIVAATILRSFFL; from the coding sequence ATGGAAAAACAAAGAAAAAAAGTTTTGCTGGCAGCCGTGGCTATGCTGTCAGGAATTGGTGCGTTCGCACAGGGAAACGGTGTGGGCGGCATCAACGAGGCTACGCAAATGGTAACTTCTTATTTCGACCCCGCAACTCAATTGATTTACGCTATCGGTGCAGTCGTAGGGTTAATAGGCGGCGTTAAAGTGTACAACAAGTTTAGTTCGGGCGACCCCGACACAAGCAAAACGGCAGCTTCGTGGTTTGGTGCGTGTATCTTCTTGATTGTGGCGGCTACTATCCTGCGTTCATTCTTCCTATAA
- a CDS encoding ATP-dependent nuclease, with the protein MYISKVSLVNYRNFVNAYFNFNKGINTVIGENGSGKTNVFKAIRLLLEDASLQFAYKLTEGDFNRTLDKGRWKGHWIIISIEFDELNDEEAIQSLFIHGTGIAEADYVEKATYNLFFRPKADIRQKLSELAEGDKAGLQAILDDINILDNYETFFTGKSTADFNDPDVYKELVGDFENVIFPSAIDASKFGSKIPHQLSVAKEVSFTFIQALRDVVSDFHNNRTNPLLTLLKNKSGEIKDADYQPISDLVKELNESIEALPDVQTIRDDIKTTIQDAVGLTYSPSSLSIKSSVPDEAEKLLQSLKLFIGEPGEEYEGGIHELSLGGANLIFLTLKLLEFKYRKSKDTFANFLIIEEPEAHIHNHIQKTLFDKLDYGDTQIIYSTHSTQISEVSNVENINILAKKLNYAEVYQPSTDLGAENINQVQRYLDAVRTNLLFAKGVILVEGDAEEILIPIIVKKVLGISLDELGISLINIRSTGFENVAQLFHNDRIQRKCAILTDLDDAICDTTENAGDSDALKKYKKKVAGSKQKGLERKTKLDAFEAGNTWVKAFYAKHTFEVDFISEGNAWEVERIIKKVYIDPATRTQAKTDIESADVAIYGKRVLTMAKQEGKGWFAIMLGKHISYKTEIPAYILDAILFAKETYSSNIVADIIQYRMNKHFEADNALDFTSCKAELLKYRNGTNKLEDLAFDFDLVLPDDQILILIDKLK; encoded by the coding sequence ATGTACATATCTAAAGTCAGCCTTGTCAATTATAGAAATTTTGTTAATGCATATTTCAATTTCAATAAAGGAATAAACACCGTTATAGGTGAAAATGGTTCAGGAAAAACCAACGTTTTTAAAGCAATCAGATTGCTTTTGGAAGATGCTTCTCTTCAGTTTGCCTATAAACTAACTGAGGGTGATTTTAATAGAACTTTAGACAAAGGAAGATGGAAAGGTCATTGGATTATAATCAGCATAGAATTTGATGAACTGAATGATGAAGAAGCCATTCAATCATTATTCATACACGGAACCGGTATTGCCGAAGCGGACTATGTAGAAAAAGCTACTTACAATCTTTTTTTTCGCCCAAAAGCAGACATCAGACAAAAACTTTCTGAGTTAGCGGAAGGCGACAAAGCAGGATTACAAGCTATCCTTGATGATATTAACATTTTAGATAACTATGAAACGTTTTTTACAGGGAAAAGTACAGCGGATTTTAACGACCCTGATGTGTATAAAGAACTTGTAGGTGATTTTGAAAATGTCATTTTTCCTTCTGCTATTGATGCGTCAAAATTTGGTTCCAAAATTCCTCATCAGCTATCTGTTGCAAAAGAAGTTTCATTTACTTTTATACAGGCACTAAGAGATGTTGTAAGTGATTTCCATAATAACAGAACCAATCCGTTACTCACCCTTTTAAAAAATAAAAGTGGCGAAATAAAAGATGCTGATTACCAGCCTATCAGCGATTTAGTAAAAGAATTGAATGAAAGCATTGAAGCACTTCCAGATGTACAGACTATCCGTGATGATATTAAAACAACAATTCAAGATGCTGTTGGGCTTACCTATTCTCCCTCATCATTATCTATAAAATCTAGTGTTCCTGATGAAGCGGAAAAACTGCTCCAATCCTTGAAATTATTTATTGGAGAACCAGGAGAAGAATATGAAGGCGGTATCCACGAGTTAAGCTTGGGAGGTGCTAATCTTATTTTCCTGACCTTAAAACTTTTGGAATTTAAATATCGAAAATCAAAAGATACATTCGCAAATTTCTTAATTATAGAGGAGCCAGAGGCTCATATTCATAATCACATTCAAAAAACATTATTCGACAAATTAGATTATGGTGATACTCAAATCATATATTCAACCCATTCTACGCAAATATCTGAAGTCAGTAATGTAGAAAACATAAACATCTTAGCTAAAAAACTAAATTATGCAGAGGTTTATCAGCCTTCTACAGACTTGGGGGCAGAAAACATCAATCAGGTACAACGTTACTTGGATGCGGTAAGAACCAACTTGCTCTTTGCTAAAGGTGTGATTTTGGTAGAAGGCGATGCCGAAGAAATTCTAATCCCAATTATAGTAAAGAAAGTTTTGGGGATAAGCTTGGACGAGTTGGGAATAAGTTTGATAAACATTAGAAGCACTGGGTTTGAAAATGTTGCGCAACTTTTCCATAATGACAGGATACAACGTAAATGTGCTATCCTCACAGATTTAGATGATGCTATCTGCGATACTACTGAAAATGCTGGCGACAGTGATGCTTTGAAAAAGTATAAGAAAAAAGTAGCCGGTTCTAAGCAAAAAGGGCTGGAAAGAAAAACAAAATTAGATGCATTTGAAGCAGGTAATACGTGGGTCAAAGCATTTTATGCGAAGCACACTTTTGAAGTAGATTTTATTTCAGAAGGAAACGCTTGGGAAGTGGAGAGGATTATTAAAAAAGTCTATATTGACCCAGCAACACGTACGCAAGCAAAAACGGATATCGAAAGTGCCGATGTGGCTATTTATGGTAAGCGGGTGCTTACAATGGCAAAACAGGAAGGAAAAGGTTGGTTTGCAATTATGCTAGGCAAACATATTTCTTATAAAACTGAAATCCCAGCTTACATTCTTGATGCTATCCTTTTTGCAAAAGAAACCTATTCTTCAAACATAGTTGCAGACATTATCCAATATAGAATGAATAAACATTTTGAAGCTGATAATGCCCTCGATTTTACAAGTTGTAAAGCGGAACTTTTGAAATATAGAAATGGAACAAATAAATTGGAAGACTTAGCTTTTGACTTTGACCTTGTACTGCCAGACGACCAAATTTTAATACTAATAGATAAACTGAAGTAG
- a CDS encoding UvrD-helicase domain-containing protein has product MFIWEKDSINKEQEDAILEDNSVLLIACPGSGKTRTLTFKIAYELSRLKSDKEFVIAITYTNRASDEIKERVELLGVDTSQLWIGTIHSFCMEWILKPYHLYSERLKNGFKVINSFDSEKILTELCKPYKEEKITYYDCGILAKTDNFYLTCLDTKKHNSLQKILGEYFAILEKNRQIDFEQILFYAYEILKSKPVVANILSKLFPFILIDEYQDTKEIQYHIISKILSVNKGNSKTLIVGDPNQSIYDSLGGYPMPKDELEKLLGFELTPLSLDKNYRSSSAIINYFDYYKTFDTPIVAFGNGKDYPSIITFNSVVSVDDLIEELAQLILYNVETAGISPNEICITAPQWVHIASITRKLIIRLPDFSFDGPGMAPFSRDIDNFWFKVSRVALTEPSPFMYVRRLRWSKEILNELDSAGVDVSNVSSKEFLRICNSFEINETDGLTYLKSFFNQICEKLKIVLPNFPLLDEHFNSFFASSESRIQRLIDEGNPYIGDIENFRKVFRQRDGITVSTIHGTKGEEYDAVIGFGLLDGYVPHFNDNNGIENSKKLLYVLASRARKNLHLISEKYRNVHKFYAPDGKPPTSHLLEYTYDYSFQKFEGMD; this is encoded by the coding sequence ATGTTTATTTGGGAAAAAGACAGTATCAATAAAGAACAGGAAGATGCAATTCTTGAAGATAATAGCGTACTTCTTATTGCTTGTCCCGGAAGCGGTAAAACGAGAACCCTTACATTCAAAATTGCTTATGAGTTAAGCAGGTTGAAATCAGACAAGGAATTCGTTATAGCCATAACCTACACTAATAGAGCTTCCGATGAGATAAAGGAGCGGGTTGAGTTATTAGGTGTCGATACGTCACAATTATGGATTGGCACTATCCATTCTTTTTGTATGGAATGGATTTTAAAGCCATATCATTTGTATTCTGAACGATTGAAGAACGGCTTTAAGGTTATCAATTCTTTTGACAGCGAAAAGATATTGACCGAATTATGCAAACCCTATAAAGAAGAAAAAATAACCTATTATGATTGTGGCATCCTTGCCAAAACTGATAATTTCTATTTGACCTGTTTAGACACAAAAAAACATAATTCGTTACAAAAAATTCTTGGGGAATATTTTGCAATCCTTGAAAAAAACCGACAGATTGATTTTGAACAAATTTTGTTTTACGCTTATGAAATACTCAAATCAAAACCAGTTGTAGCAAATATTCTATCCAAATTATTCCCTTTTATTTTAATTGATGAGTATCAGGATACTAAGGAAATACAGTATCACATCATATCCAAAATATTAAGCGTTAACAAAGGCAATTCAAAAACACTTATTGTTGGCGACCCAAACCAATCTATTTACGACTCGCTGGGAGGTTACCCAATGCCTAAAGATGAATTAGAAAAATTATTAGGATTTGAATTGACCCCATTAAGCTTAGATAAAAACTATAGGTCATCGTCGGCTATTATCAACTATTTTGATTATTATAAAACTTTCGACACTCCAATTGTTGCATTTGGTAATGGAAAAGATTATCCAAGTATAATTACATTTAATTCAGTTGTCTCAGTTGATGATTTAATTGAAGAATTAGCTCAGTTAATTTTGTACAATGTAGAAACAGCCGGAATTAGCCCAAACGAAATATGCATCACTGCTCCACAATGGGTACATATCGCAAGCATTACAAGAAAACTTATCATCAGACTTCCTGATTTCAGTTTTGACGGACCAGGAATGGCTCCTTTTTCTCGGGATATTGATAATTTTTGGTTCAAGGTTTCAAGAGTTGCATTGACGGAACCATCTCCTTTTATGTATGTAAGAAGGCTAAGGTGGAGTAAAGAAATATTAAATGAACTGGATAGTGCAGGTGTTGATGTTTCAAATGTAAGTAGTAAAGAATTTTTAAGAATTTGTAATTCTTTTGAGATAAACGAGACAGATGGTTTAACTTATTTAAAAAGTTTCTTTAATCAGATTTGTGAAAAGTTAAAAATTGTACTGCCCAATTTTCCCTTGTTAGATGAACATTTCAATTCATTTTTTGCAAGTTCTGAAAGTAGAATTCAGAGATTGATTGATGAAGGAAATCCATATATTGGGGATATTGAAAATTTCAGAAAAGTATTCAGACAGCGAGATGGAATTACTGTTTCCACAATACACGGAACTAAAGGTGAAGAATACGATGCAGTTATTGGCTTTGGCTTATTGGACGGTTATGTTCCTCATTTTAATGATAATAATGGTATTGAAAATTCAAAGAAACTCTTGTATGTATTAGCTTCGAGAGCAAGAAAAAATTTACATCTTATTTCTGAAAAATATAGAAATGTTCATAAGTTTTATGCGCCAGATGGAAAGCCCCCAACCTCACATTTGCTTGAATATACTTATGATTATTCTTTCCAAAAATTTGAAGGGATGGATTGA
- a CDS encoding DUF5710 domain-containing protein → MPLKINVPYSDKDSAKSKGAFWDVEQKTWFVPDHKDINDFQHWIDKSKVSVIIKSPVSIALNSSDCYKCANKTAVISLASNNFYYLNTDENEDEKWFRADGLSFFSMPVFIENEIAGKIKRLFPNYKIAYSKTAESSYWANHCEHCGALQGDFFLHSEPGGAFFPLEIEEYEQLTFITVPSKFDVEIDADYSWLSNADVIPKYAKSVSYEEFLEQQK, encoded by the coding sequence ATGCCATTAAAAATAAATGTACCCTACAGCGATAAAGACAGTGCCAAATCAAAAGGCGCTTTTTGGGATGTAGAACAAAAAACTTGGTTTGTTCCTGACCATAAGGATATTAATGATTTCCAGCACTGGATAGACAAATCAAAAGTATCGGTTATTATAAAATCGCCCGTATCAATTGCTTTAAATAGTAGTGATTGCTATAAATGTGCAAACAAAACTGCTGTCATTTCCTTAGCTTCAAATAATTTTTATTATTTGAATACCGACGAAAATGAGGATGAAAAATGGTTTCGAGCCGATGGATTGTCTTTTTTTAGTATGCCAGTATTCATCGAAAATGAAATTGCAGGTAAAATCAAAAGATTATTTCCAAATTATAAAATTGCATATTCTAAAACAGCGGAAAGTAGTTATTGGGCTAATCATTGTGAACATTGTGGAGCCTTGCAAGGCGATTTTTTTCTACATTCAGAACCGGGCGGCGCTTTCTTTCCTTTAGAAATAGAAGAATATGAACAATTAACTTTCATTACTGTTCCGTCAAAATTTGATGTAGAAATAGATGCTGATTATTCTTGGTTAAGCAATGCTGATGTCATTCCTAAATATGCCAAATCAGTATCCTACGAAGAATTTTTAGAGCAGCAAAAATAA